The following are encoded in a window of Actinomyces oris genomic DNA:
- a CDS encoding metal-dependent transcriptional regulator produces the protein MTAPKERRAPSGSGGKSSVAGDSTVTQDYLKVVWAACEWGGAGASVTGLAKRMEVAPSTASENVARLVEEGLLVHEPYKAVTLSEEGRRRAMGMIRRHRILETYLVTRLGFGWDEVHAEAEELEHAVSERLLERLDVVLGHPTRDPHGDPIPTADGRLIVPDLVGLETLPVGSDGVVGRIQDDAETLRRLERAGIGLDSRVRIRDRGTVAPAVEGGGRRRATVIALLDDDASRGAAPNGALEAIIPDGSLWLLA, from the coding sequence GTGACTGCGCCCAAGGAACGGCGGGCTCCGAGCGGGTCCGGTGGGAAATCCTCGGTGGCGGGGGACTCGACCGTCACGCAGGACTACCTCAAGGTCGTGTGGGCCGCCTGCGAGTGGGGCGGTGCGGGTGCCTCCGTCACCGGCCTGGCCAAACGCATGGAGGTGGCCCCCTCGACCGCCTCAGAGAACGTGGCTCGCCTCGTGGAGGAGGGACTGCTCGTCCACGAGCCCTACAAGGCCGTCACCCTCTCCGAGGAGGGACGACGCCGGGCCATGGGCATGATCCGCCGTCACCGCATCCTGGAGACCTACCTGGTCACTCGGCTCGGCTTCGGCTGGGATGAGGTGCATGCTGAGGCCGAGGAGCTCGAGCACGCCGTCTCTGAGCGGCTGCTGGAGAGGCTCGACGTGGTCCTGGGGCACCCCACCCGTGATCCGCACGGGGACCCGATCCCCACGGCCGACGGCCGCCTCATCGTGCCCGACCTGGTGGGCCTGGAGACGTTGCCGGTGGGCTCCGACGGCGTCGTCGGACGGATTCAGGACGACGCCGAGACGCTGCGCCGCCTGGAGCGGGCCGGCATCGGGCTGGACAGCCGGGTGCGGATCCGTGATCGGGGCACGGTGGCGCCGGCCGTGGAGGGCGGTGGCCGCCGTCGGGCGACCGTCATCGCCCTGCTGGACGACGACGCCTCGCGCGGCGCAGCGCCCAATGGCGCCCTGGAGGCCATCATCCCCGACGGTTCCCTGTGGCTGCTGGCCTGA
- a CDS encoding HIT family protein: protein MSTIFTKIIAGEIPGRFVWADEVCVAFATIEPHTDGHVLVVPRLEVDSYVNAPDDVVAHLAVVAKRIGAAQVRVFEAPRAGLVVAGYGVDHLHLHVLPIRCEEDLSFSSARHPEAPELDAAMERLRAGLVEDGWGEFVPAQMDSAALA from the coding sequence ATGAGCACGATTTTCACCAAGATCATCGCCGGCGAGATCCCCGGCCGTTTCGTGTGGGCGGACGAGGTCTGCGTCGCCTTCGCCACCATTGAGCCGCACACCGATGGGCACGTCCTCGTGGTCCCACGGCTCGAGGTCGACTCCTACGTGAACGCGCCCGATGACGTGGTGGCGCACCTGGCCGTGGTCGCCAAGCGCATTGGAGCTGCACAGGTGCGCGTCTTCGAGGCGCCCCGGGCCGGGCTCGTCGTGGCCGGCTACGGCGTCGACCACCTGCACCTGCACGTGCTGCCGATCCGCTGCGAGGAGGACCTGTCCTTCTCATCGGCCCGCCACCCCGAGGCCCCCGAACTCGATGCTGCCATGGAGCGCCTGCGGGCCGGCCTCGTCGAGGACGGCTGGGGCGAGTTCGTACCCGCGCAGATGGACAGCGCGGCGCTCGCGTAG
- a CDS encoding vitamin K epoxide reductase family protein, whose product MSRMPTDAEIDEMSEEELEVYLGAGPTQELDRRTRRDSGEDLAARPAWLRRSGAERGFGWLLTVCALIGILACWELITAQLDLLRNPDAELVCDVSPLVSCGDSLNVWQGNLLGVPNSFVGAIAFGALAAIGMVLLSGARLPRWMWWGLSAGSLGGIAFVIWFLSVSIMTFGKLCPFCMVIWSVTIPVAAHSWAWAAAGGHLGLRDNLALDVLKARWWIMAAMYLAVVLTIVIAFGGQLARLFG is encoded by the coding sequence ATGTCGCGCATGCCCACAGATGCCGAGATCGATGAGATGAGTGAGGAAGAGCTCGAGGTCTACCTGGGCGCTGGCCCCACTCAAGAGCTTGACCGACGCACCCGTCGTGATTCCGGCGAGGACTTAGCCGCGCGTCCGGCCTGGCTGCGGCGCTCCGGGGCCGAGCGGGGATTCGGCTGGTTGCTCACCGTGTGCGCACTGATCGGGATCCTCGCCTGCTGGGAGCTCATCACCGCCCAGCTCGACCTGCTGCGCAACCCGGATGCAGAGCTCGTTTGCGACGTCAGCCCCCTGGTGTCCTGCGGGGACTCCCTCAACGTGTGGCAGGGCAACCTGCTGGGGGTGCCGAACTCCTTCGTCGGGGCCATCGCCTTCGGGGCCCTGGCCGCGATCGGCATGGTGCTGCTCAGCGGCGCGCGCCTGCCGCGCTGGATGTGGTGGGGGCTGAGCGCCGGCAGCCTCGGTGGGATCGCCTTCGTCATCTGGTTCCTGTCCGTGTCCATCATGACCTTCGGCAAGCTCTGTCCCTTCTGCATGGTCATCTGGTCCGTCACCATCCCGGTGGCGGCCCACTCCTGGGCCTGGGCCGCGGCCGGTGGGCACCTGGGGCTGCGTGACAACCTGGCGCTGGACGTGCTCAAGGCCCGGTGGTGGATCATGGCGGCGATGTACCTGGCGGTGGTTCTCACCATCGTCATCGCCTTCGGCGGCCAGCTGGCCAGGCTCTTCGGGTGA
- a CDS encoding HNH endonuclease signature motif containing protein has protein sequence MFEGGVLPRVPTGGAVGTLGAPSGAPTSVPQVSAEDTAGLLASLGAGGTLAGVVEELLARLLVTAQDADDEGSTADGDAAPPLFTKEPGTDVALVAASEQHRTMGAEEAGTSGLMALGASGLGELAAACRRLAAWATWGESLAAACLTGCAELSSHPGQWGPHGEVLPVVGYEERRFNATCLLSARLGISRTRAGQMVDHGRALMSTGFAPVEAMERCGVLDSAKAFLVTRRLEDVPTLVALAVQDKVLPQAPRRSVSQVGRDLERALMEIDPDGHAERSQNNTEQRCVSRPQPAGEGLCQVRLVLPTMDALLLDATLDAIAASARACGEKRTLGQLRADAITAMTLSTLRTSQQAAYHMPAQAPTTPASTNHDGSSGGDDGTDNDNHGGYSLGGGVCGSGISASGDDRICGGGLSEPGSVLSSSVPLEPPSPGRLLPDGVPLEGLLGALSGLVGSNSPWWTPSATGHLPLPEGIHINVNVTVPLSSLVGLAPPEEGPTGGVNPGGGSPGTSSEDNRLRDGISGGCGPGDSESPDDPRCLDPGGAGPGECSTAAPEPLNSADSPSGGRNLLTPGGRSLPGPRGRSLPELAPVAPTIQPTAQLVSPFSATPVEVAEVRIGARSAAVPAMTAWALAAGGTWRRLVTDPASGTVLDVGRTRYRPPVGLADLVRARDKTCVFPTCQTPASRCDIDHLTAWSQGGTTSLDNLVVLCQAHHRLKHTPGWALTRDRDSGVLSWHTPDRTVYRRHPDGTIDRLPHKVGPHQHLVPSTVVPADLSQQIGPELIDRLNTALDRTQPSSGSARLVTRGPLPSEKAGDYETTPLPRAAHSLGLAPLIDQAPPF, from the coding sequence ATGTTCGAAGGTGGCGTGCTTCCTCGCGTCCCGACCGGTGGCGCGGTCGGGACGCTGGGTGCGCCTAGCGGGGCCCCCACGTCGGTACCGCAGGTCTCGGCGGAGGATACGGCCGGCCTGCTGGCATCCCTGGGTGCGGGCGGGACGCTGGCCGGTGTGGTGGAGGAGCTGCTGGCCCGCCTGCTGGTAACTGCCCAGGACGCCGACGACGAGGGCTCCACCGCTGATGGGGATGCAGCGCCGCCCCTCTTCACCAAGGAGCCGGGTACTGACGTGGCGCTGGTGGCCGCCTCCGAACAGCACCGGACGATGGGCGCGGAGGAGGCAGGCACCTCAGGGCTCATGGCTCTGGGGGCCTCGGGCTTGGGGGAGCTGGCCGCGGCCTGCCGCCGCCTGGCGGCCTGGGCCACCTGGGGCGAGTCTCTGGCGGCGGCCTGCCTGACCGGGTGCGCTGAGCTGTCGAGTCACCCGGGCCAGTGGGGCCCGCATGGTGAGGTCTTGCCGGTGGTGGGTTATGAGGAGCGGCGGTTCAATGCCACCTGTCTGCTCTCCGCCCGCCTGGGCATCTCTCGGACTCGGGCCGGTCAGATGGTGGATCACGGTCGGGCACTCATGAGCACGGGCTTCGCCCCGGTCGAGGCCATGGAGCGCTGCGGGGTCCTGGACTCAGCGAAGGCGTTCCTCGTGACCCGCCGCCTGGAGGACGTGCCCACTCTGGTGGCGTTGGCGGTCCAGGACAAGGTTCTGCCTCAGGCGCCTAGGCGGAGCGTGTCGCAGGTGGGGAGGGACCTGGAGCGGGCCCTGATGGAGATCGACCCTGACGGCCACGCTGAGCGGAGCCAGAACAATACCGAGCAGCGGTGTGTGTCGCGCCCCCAGCCTGCAGGAGAGGGCCTCTGCCAAGTCCGGCTTGTGCTGCCCACCATGGACGCCCTGCTGCTGGACGCCACTCTGGATGCGATCGCCGCTTCGGCGCGGGCCTGCGGCGAGAAGCGCACCCTGGGTCAGCTGCGAGCCGATGCCATCACCGCGATGACCCTCTCAACACTGCGTACCAGCCAGCAGGCCGCCTACCATATGCCCGCACAAGCCCCCACCACCCCCGCAAGCACAAATCACGACGGCAGCAGCGGTGGCGACGACGGCACCGACAACGACAATCACGGAGGGTACAGCCTCGGCGGCGGCGTCTGCGGCAGCGGCATCAGTGCCAGCGGTGATGACCGTATCTGTGGTGGTGGTTTGAGTGAGCCGGGTTCAGTGCTCTCGTCCTCGGTTCCTCTTGAGCCCCCTTCCCCGGGGCGGCTGCTGCCTGACGGGGTACCTCTGGAAGGGCTCCTGGGCGCTTTGAGCGGCCTGGTGGGATCGAACAGCCCGTGGTGGACCCCTTCGGCCACCGGTCACCTTCCTCTGCCAGAAGGCATCCACATCAACGTCAACGTCACCGTTCCTCTGAGCAGCCTGGTTGGTCTGGCTCCGCCGGAAGAGGGCCCCACCGGCGGCGTCAATCCCGGAGGCGGCAGCCCCGGCACCTCATCCGAAGACAACCGGCTCCGGGACGGCATTTCTGGGGGCTGTGGTCCTGGGGACAGCGAGAGCCCCGACGACCCCCGCTGTCTTGATCCAGGTGGTGCCGGCCCTGGCGAATGCTCCACCGCCGCGCCCGAGCCTCTCAACAGCGCAGACTCCCCGAGCGGCGGGAGAAATCTGCTCACCCCCGGTGGGAGAAGTCTGCCCGGGCCTAGAGGGAGGAGTCTGCCTGAACTCGCCCCGGTTGCTCCCACCATCCAGCCCACTGCCCAGCTCGTCTCCCCGTTCTCCGCCACACCAGTAGAGGTCGCTGAGGTGAGGATCGGGGCACGCAGCGCAGCGGTACCGGCCATGACTGCCTGGGCCCTGGCCGCCGGCGGGACCTGGAGGCGCCTGGTGACCGACCCCGCCAGCGGCACCGTCCTGGACGTCGGCCGCACCAGGTACCGGCCTCCTGTGGGACTTGCGGACCTCGTGCGAGCCCGCGACAAAACATGTGTTTTCCCCACCTGCCAGACTCCGGCCTCCCGCTGCGATATCGACCACCTCACCGCATGGAGTCAGGGCGGGACCACCAGCCTGGACAACCTCGTGGTGCTCTGTCAGGCCCATCACCGACTCAAGCACACTCCCGGATGGGCACTCACCAGGGACCGTGACAGCGGGGTCTTGTCTTGGCACACCCCGGACAGGACCGTCTATCGGCGCCACCCGGACGGCACCATCGACCGCCTGCCCCACAAGGTCGGCCCCCACCAGCACCTTGTTCCCAGCACCGTCGTCCCGGCCGACCTGAGCCAGCAGATCGGCCCTGAGCTCATCGACCGACTCAACACCGCCCTCGACCGTACCCAGCCCAGCAGCGGCAGTGCCCGCCTCGTGACCCGAGGTCCCCTACCCAGCGAAAAGGCGGGAGACTACGAGACCACCCCTCTTCCGAGGGCCGCCCACTCCTTGGGACTAGCGCCCCTCATCGACCAAGCCCCACCCTTCTGA